One Papaver somniferum cultivar HN1 chromosome 10, ASM357369v1, whole genome shotgun sequence genomic window carries:
- the LOC113315110 gene encoding uncharacterized protein LOC113315110 has product MKFKQGNKVEVLRKQKKEFESCWYPGKIIYIVGSQYTVSYNLVRNSKGEPLVENVCRGDVRPIPPPTKRDGEWVIGDVVEVFDLSCWKAGKIAKVMNGNRVVIRLVGSIQLKEFHESNLRVRQTWQNGEWVAAVKGGRERRDDNNDTLRKCSSLTQGLGRGSQQHLILKEPSVRDGEEQEKFKNLQLMKKSKRNIDLHFESAFHDEITEIGGRKRKALMKVGHSGRLPKKAKMGKNCNYSLHPFSMPVMVVTEDSNECSVASCSSNYLPDYKPRSWEISSKNGDGSCFDDAGSVCPSMSEKDYLQSYADDELPDDEDNGVHKLELHAYKSTVQALYVSGPLSWEQESLLTNLRLSLNISNEEHLRQLRQLLSAQVL; this is encoded by the exons ATGAAGTTCAAACAAGGAAATAAAGTTGAGGTattgagaaaacaaaagaaagagtttGAGTCTTGTTGGTATCCAGGTAAAATAATTTATATAGTTGGATCTCAATACACTGTTAGTTATAATTTGGTTCGAAACTCGAAAGGAGAACCACTTGTAGAAAATGTTTGTCGAGGAGATGTTAGACCAATACCACCACCAACAAAAAGAGACGGAGAATGGGTAATCGGTGATGTTGTTGAGGTTTTCGATCTTAGTTGCTGGAAAGCGGGGAAGATTGCAAAAGTCATGAACGGAAATCGTGTTGTTATTAGACTCGTTGGGTCAATCCAACTAAAGGAATTTCATGAGTCTAATTTACGGGTTCGACAAACTTGGCAAAATGGGGAATGGGTTGCTGCTGTGAAG GGAGGTCGAGAAAGACGCGACGATAATAATGATACTCTACGCAAGTGTTCAAGTCTTACCCAAGGCCTTGGTAGAGGGTCCCAACAACATCTTATTCTCAAAGAACCTTCTGTAAGagatggagaggagcaggaaaaGTTCAAGAATCTCCAACTTATGAAGAAGTCGAAGAGAAATATTGACCTCCATTTTGAGTCAGCATTTCATGATGAAATAACTGAGATAGGTGGTAGAAAGAGAAAAGCACTCATGAAAGTGGGACATAGTGGTCGACTTCCTAAGAAAGCTAAAATGGGTAAGAACTGCAACTATTCTTTGCATCCCTTTTCAATGCCCGTTATGGTTGTTACTGAAGATAGCAATGAATGCTCTGTTGCTAGTTGTAGTAGTAATTATTTGCCAGATTATAAGCCCCGAAGTTGGGAAATATCATCGAAGAATGGGGATGGTAGTTGTTTTGACGATGCTGGATCAGTTTGTCCATCTATGTCTGAGAAGGACTATTTACAATCTTATGCCGATGATGAATTACCAGACGATGAAGACAATGGCGTTCATAAATTAGAGTTACATGCTTATAAATCAACTGTTCAAGCACTATATGTGTCTGGACCATTAAGTTGGGAACAAGAATCACTCTTAACAAATCTGCGTCTCTCTCTAAACATTTCGAATGAGGAGCACCTTCGTCAGCTGAGACAACTTTTATCTGCGCAGGTTCTTTGA